A genomic segment from Dermatobacter hominis encodes:
- a CDS encoding helix-turn-helix transcriptional regulator yields the protein MGPSEHRLDLLKTLGDNTRYAIYLELARSPRPLATAEIAESLGLHPNTVRPHLERMRDVGLLEARPDTRGAVGRPQNLYTLAADAPSLGLEPPVFPMMARMLLDLAADAGLSGEPVVAAGREQGRRLSHRGSLGDRRRPCVEAAVTMLAELGFDPTAVTEDDATTVAFGHCPFADLAASNPELVCALHRGLLEGFVDEVGGAVEDFHDLSHREPCRATLVADA from the coding sequence GTGGGTCCGTCCGAGCACCGCCTCGACCTGCTGAAGACGCTGGGGGACAACACCCGCTACGCGATCTACCTGGAACTCGCCCGGTCCCCGCGCCCGCTCGCCACGGCCGAGATCGCGGAGTCGCTGGGCCTGCACCCGAACACGGTCCGACCGCACCTCGAGCGGATGCGCGACGTCGGTCTGCTGGAAGCCCGCCCCGACACCCGTGGCGCGGTCGGACGTCCGCAGAACCTGTACACGCTGGCCGCCGACGCGCCGTCGCTCGGCCTCGAACCGCCGGTGTTCCCCATGATGGCCCGGATGCTGCTCGACCTCGCCGCCGACGCCGGCCTGTCGGGTGAGCCCGTCGTGGCCGCGGGCCGCGAGCAGGGCCGCAGGCTGTCGCACCGGGGCTCGCTCGGCGACCGTCGCCGGCCCTGTGTCGAGGCCGCGGTGACGATGCTCGCCGAGCTCGGCTTCGACCCCACCGCGGTCACCGAGGACGACGCCACCACCGTCGCCTTCGGGCACTGCCCGTTCGCCGACCTGGCCGCATCGAACCCCGAGCTCGTCTGCGCCCTGCACCGCGGGCTGCTCGAGGGGTTCGTCGACGAGGTCGGCGGCGCCGTCGAGGACTTCCACGACCTGTCGCACCGCGAGCCGTGCCGGGCCACGCTCGTCGCCGACGCCTGA
- the erpA gene encoding iron-sulfur cluster insertion protein ErpA — translation MEDLVITLTDNAATKVKQLIDAEGEAGLALRVAVRPGGCSGFAYEMFFDTDVATDDITSTYGDVSVVVDPSSAQLLQGATLDYKDGLEQSGFAITNPNAERTCGCGQSFS, via the coding sequence GTGGAGGACCTCGTGATCACCCTGACCGACAACGCAGCGACCAAGGTCAAGCAGCTCATCGACGCCGAGGGCGAAGCGGGCCTCGCGCTCCGCGTGGCCGTGCGTCCCGGCGGCTGCTCGGGCTTCGCCTACGAGATGTTCTTCGACACCGACGTCGCGACCGACGACATCACCTCCACCTACGGTGACGTGAGCGTCGTCGTCGACCCGTCGAGCGCGCAGCTGCTCCAGGGCGCCACGCTCGACTACAAGGACGGCCTCGAGCAGTCCGGGTTCGCCATCACGAACCCGAACGCCGAGCGCACCTGCGGCTGCGGCCAGTCCTTCAGCTGA
- a CDS encoding dihydrofolate reductase family protein: MRRLVLVEFLTVDGVVQGLGSPDEDRRGGFEHGGWGVPYAADVHATLGADGVSGTGAYLFGRRTYEKMAEFWPDQPDANPIAAHMNATPKHVASRTLRDEDLRWAGATVLQGDLAPAVGELLADGDGDVAVLGSGDLARQLLRLDVVDELRLIVHPLLLGTGTRLFGELPAPRALRLVRHDVTAAGSLVLGYELARDGAPVA, from the coding sequence GTGCGCAGGTTGGTACTGGTCGAGTTCCTGACCGTGGACGGGGTCGTGCAGGGCCTCGGATCGCCCGACGAGGACCGCCGCGGCGGCTTCGAGCACGGGGGCTGGGGCGTGCCCTACGCGGCGGACGTGCACGCGACGCTCGGCGCGGACGGCGTCTCGGGGACCGGCGCGTACCTCTTCGGCCGCCGGACCTACGAGAAGATGGCCGAGTTCTGGCCCGACCAGCCCGATGCGAACCCGATCGCGGCCCACATGAACGCCACTCCCAAGCACGTCGCCAGCCGGACGCTGCGCGACGAGGACCTCCGGTGGGCCGGCGCCACGGTGCTGCAGGGGGACCTGGCGCCGGCGGTCGGCGAGCTGCTGGCCGACGGCGACGGCGACGTCGCGGTCCTGGGCAGCGGCGACCTGGCCCGCCAGCTGCTGCGCCTCGACGTGGTCGACGAGCTGCGCCTGATCGTCCACCCGCTGCTGCTCGGCACGGGCACCCGGCTGTTCGGCGAGCTGCCTGCGCCCCGGGCGCTGCGCCTCGTCCGCCACGACGTCACCGCCGCCGGCTCGCTGGTGCTGGGCTACGAGCTGGCGCGCGACGGAGCGCCGGTGGCCTGA
- a CDS encoding AraC family transcriptional regulator produces MGAVPTDRDLRGALALVRRPVHPELAGLVGGIVGFDQRGPAPVPRRQAAGSLVPLVISLDGAVDVRRDGGTGPPITVGSFVAGLSDVPVSTVATASHRCVQAYLTPIGIRQVLGVDGRDLAGRVVDLAALAPELCGPALDQLRSAPDWPTRLGLVESALRRRVRAGRPVDDVVAGTWQALASSGGRVAIADVVRGSGWSHRHLSSRFRTQVGLTPKVAAGIVRFERATADLISTPLAEVAVRHGYADQSHLTRDVVRFSGETPAVLRDARRPTAHTALGTAP; encoded by the coding sequence ATGGGGGCCGTGCCGACCGATCGCGACCTCCGAGGCGCCCTGGCGCTCGTGCGACGTCCGGTCCACCCCGAGCTCGCCGGTCTCGTCGGGGGCATCGTCGGCTTCGACCAGCGCGGCCCTGCGCCGGTGCCGCGGCGGCAGGCCGCCGGGTCGCTCGTGCCGCTCGTGATCTCGCTCGACGGCGCGGTCGACGTGCGGCGGGACGGCGGGACCGGCCCGCCGATCACCGTCGGGTCCTTCGTGGCCGGGCTGTCCGACGTCCCGGTGTCGACCGTGGCGACCGCCTCGCACCGCTGCGTGCAGGCCTACCTCACCCCGATCGGCATCCGGCAGGTGCTCGGCGTCGACGGCCGCGACCTCGCCGGCCGGGTCGTCGACCTCGCGGCGCTCGCCCCGGAGCTGTGCGGGCCGGCGCTCGACCAGCTGCGGTCCGCGCCGGACTGGCCCACCCGGCTCGGGCTCGTGGAGTCGGCGCTGCGCCGCCGGGTGCGCGCCGGTCGTCCCGTCGACGACGTCGTGGCCGGGACCTGGCAGGCGCTCGCGTCGTCGGGCGGCCGCGTCGCGATCGCCGACGTCGTCCGCGGGTCGGGATGGAGCCACCGGCACCTGTCGTCGCGCTTCCGGACGCAGGTGGGGCTCACGCCCAAGGTGGCCGCGGGGATCGTGCGGTTCGAGCGCGCGACCGCCGACCTGATCTCGACGCCGCTGGCCGAGGTGGCCGTCCGCCACGGGTACGCGGACCAGAGCCACCTCACCCGCGACGTCGTCCGCTTCTCGGGCGAGACGCCGGCCGTGCTGCGCGACGCCCGGCGCCCGACCGCGCACACCGCGCTCGGGACCGCTCCCTGA
- a CDS encoding 2Fe-2S iron-sulfur cluster-binding protein, which yields MPSPEPNPPTEPAAGPGAVPPAGPAPSAAVPAREVRFTLDGTEVAVDDDGITLLDALRGRLGITSAKDGCSPQGQCGCCTVVVDGTARVACVTPLRRVAGREVVTFDGLDADVRGRWAEAFLGHGASQCGFCSPGIIVRLEALRAKVAAEGGDLRPGAVDRALAAHLCRCTGWQSIEEAAADVLGVAPADTPVALPGASDRDLEAAASRDLEAAARRATLELGAPQRVGPDVAAGAVGFSADTAPTGALVAVPGPDGGWAVAAGVTEARRAAGKVQGRRTTIEPAPPLDVPDGGWDLTLRTSWVDAAYVETDASWCEPGGEPSPAAANGGAFGGKRRSPLPEAARALADEHGRAVLALWSREDCTRSAPKRPPLAAGIRADGTGTVHVVRTEGIAARIAAVAPGLDVVEVDAAGPPTSTALRAAGWAEAVVLLAGVGAPSEVVAVQPGALGADDDRGERVVVRTPDGAVAEASVTIADGPSPVTRIAVRIAAGEVLDAVVLRSYCIGAAHMALSWVTSEGLAVDDDGTVLDLTVRSLGVLRAADMPPVDVEVRAGDGPPVRGSDAVFAAVAAATWRALGTPPVWPARPA from the coding sequence ATGCCGTCCCCCGAGCCGAACCCGCCCACCGAGCCCGCCGCCGGGCCGGGGGCCGTGCCGCCCGCCGGTCCGGCGCCGTCGGCCGCGGTGCCGGCGCGGGAGGTCCGGTTCACGCTCGACGGCACCGAGGTGGCCGTCGACGACGACGGCATCACGCTCCTCGACGCCCTCCGGGGTCGGCTCGGGATCACGTCGGCCAAGGACGGCTGCTCCCCGCAGGGCCAGTGCGGCTGCTGCACCGTGGTGGTCGACGGCACGGCCCGCGTCGCGTGCGTGACGCCGCTCCGACGGGTCGCCGGGCGCGAGGTCGTCACCTTCGACGGCCTCGACGCGGACGTGCGGGGCCGGTGGGCGGAGGCGTTCCTGGGCCACGGCGCGAGCCAGTGCGGGTTCTGCTCGCCGGGCATCATCGTCCGCCTCGAGGCCCTGCGGGCGAAGGTCGCGGCGGAGGGCGGGGACCTCCGACCCGGCGCGGTCGACCGGGCCCTCGCCGCCCACCTGTGCCGGTGCACGGGCTGGCAGAGCATCGAGGAGGCGGCGGCCGACGTGCTCGGCGTCGCGCCGGCGGACACACCCGTCGCGCTGCCCGGCGCGAGCGATCGCGACCTCGAGGCGGCGGCCAGCCGCGACCTCGAGGCGGCAGCCAGGCGGGCGACGCTCGAGCTGGGCGCGCCGCAGCGGGTGGGGCCCGACGTCGCCGCCGGAGCGGTCGGGTTCTCGGCCGACACCGCCCCGACGGGTGCGCTCGTCGCCGTGCCCGGTCCGGACGGGGGCTGGGCGGTGGCCGCCGGCGTGACCGAGGCGCGCAGGGCGGCGGGCAAGGTGCAGGGCCGTCGCACCACGATCGAGCCGGCCCCGCCGCTCGACGTGCCCGACGGCGGGTGGGACCTGACCTTGCGGACGAGCTGGGTCGACGCGGCGTACGTCGAGACCGACGCCTCCTGGTGCGAGCCGGGCGGGGAGCCCTCGCCCGCCGCGGCGAACGGCGGGGCGTTCGGCGGGAAGCGCCGGAGCCCGCTGCCCGAGGCGGCCCGTGCGCTGGCCGACGAGCACGGCCGCGCCGTGCTGGCGCTGTGGTCGCGAGAGGACTGCACCCGGTCGGCGCCCAAGCGACCGCCGCTCGCCGCCGGCATCCGCGCCGACGGCACCGGCACCGTCCACGTCGTCCGGACCGAGGGCATCGCGGCGCGGATCGCCGCCGTCGCCCCGGGGCTCGACGTCGTCGAGGTCGACGCCGCCGGGCCGCCGACGTCGACCGCGCTCCGGGCCGCGGGGTGGGCGGAGGCCGTGGTGCTGCTCGCCGGCGTCGGCGCGCCGAGCGAGGTCGTGGCCGTGCAGCCCGGGGCGCTCGGCGCCGACGACGACCGGGGCGAGCGCGTGGTCGTGCGGACCCCGGACGGGGCGGTGGCCGAGGCGTCGGTCACGATCGCCGACGGTCCGTCGCCGGTGACCCGGATCGCGGTGCGGATCGCGGCCGGTGAGGTGCTCGACGCGGTCGTGCTGCGCTCGTACTGCATCGGCGCCGCGCACATGGCGCTCAGTTGGGTGACCTCGGAGGGCCTGGCCGTCGACGACGACGGCACCGTGCTCGACCTGACCGTCCGGTCCCTCGGCGTCCTGCGGGCGGCCGACATGCCGCCGGTGGACGTCGAGGTGCGGGCGGGCGACGGCCCGCCGGTCCGTGGCTCCGACGCGGTCTTCGCCGCGGTGGCCGCCGCGACCTGGCGGGCGCTCGGCACGCCGCCGGTGTGGCCAGCCCGGCCGGCCTGA
- a CDS encoding helix-turn-helix domain-containing protein — MTSVPGRDRLRELLDALLDDEPGGLDAAADRASSSPFHFARQLSSATGEPPMSIRRRVLLERAAWQLAQGSSVTDAAFDAGYESVDGFSRAFHRAFGYPPSSAGPGLATWLPSPNGLHFHPPVNLWLTSTPHVAEGAGADGVVALMVHHDVDDTAHLIELAASLDDERLRRELAPGRTVLRWDGPEPSVAAVLEHIVWSKEVWSASIAGGDIPPRGGDAPDELRARHAAAGPRWISTVSDISRRGAWSDRFVDALCDPPESFVLSSVVAHVLEFSAHRRQVVRSMLRDLGGADAVDHGDPIDWLHLRHGPPDRAGGAGAAGCEADGTEVTPTTEEERA; from the coding sequence GTGACCTCCGTGCCGGGCCGGGACCGACTGCGCGAGCTGCTCGACGCGCTGCTCGACGACGAGCCCGGCGGCCTCGACGCGGCCGCCGACCGGGCGTCGTCGTCGCCGTTCCACTTCGCGCGCCAGCTCTCGTCGGCCACCGGCGAGCCGCCGATGTCGATCCGCCGTCGGGTGCTGCTCGAGCGGGCGGCGTGGCAGCTCGCGCAGGGCAGCTCGGTCACCGACGCCGCGTTCGACGCGGGGTACGAGTCGGTCGACGGCTTCTCGCGGGCGTTCCATCGCGCCTTCGGCTACCCGCCGAGCTCGGCGGGCCCGGGGCTCGCGACGTGGCTGCCGTCACCCAACGGCCTGCACTTCCACCCACCGGTCAACCTCTGGCTCACCTCGACGCCGCACGTCGCGGAGGGGGCGGGGGCCGACGGCGTGGTCGCGCTGATGGTCCACCACGACGTCGACGACACGGCGCACCTCATCGAGCTGGCGGCATCGCTCGACGACGAACGCCTCCGGCGCGAGCTCGCGCCGGGCCGGACCGTGCTGCGCTGGGACGGGCCGGAGCCGTCGGTCGCGGCCGTCCTCGAGCACATCGTGTGGTCGAAGGAGGTGTGGTCGGCGTCGATCGCCGGCGGTGACATCCCCCCGCGGGGCGGTGACGCACCCGACGAGCTCCGTGCCCGCCACGCCGCGGCGGGACCGCGCTGGATCTCGACGGTCTCGGACATCTCCCGCCGTGGGGCGTGGTCGGACCGCTTCGTCGACGCGCTGTGCGATCCGCCCGAGTCGTTCGTCCTGTCGAGCGTGGTCGCCCACGTGCTCGAGTTCTCGGCCCACCGCCGCCAGGTCGTGCGCTCGATGCTGCGCGACCTCGGCGGGGCCGACGCCGTCGACCACGGCGACCCGATCGACTGGCTGCACCTCCGGCACGGGCCGCCCGACCGGGCCGGCGGCGCCGGGGCGGCCGGGTGCGAGGCCGACGGCACCGAGGTCACACCCACCACCGAGGAGGAGCGAGCATGA